One window of Cystobacter fuscus DSM 2262 genomic DNA carries:
- the add gene encoding adenosine deaminase: MASIRDDELPSSTGIPSSARRVDWVAPPALPVTEELLRALPKTDLHCHLDGSMRLRTILELAEQQKVHLPADTEDGLAKAIHMGEVCKSLEDYLVAFDVTLSVLQTAEALYRAAYELAVDAAAENVRYLEVRYSPALHLKKGLKMTTVIDSVLEGLRVAKRETGIKYGVIVCGIRHINPQTSMRLAELSVAYKNRGVIGFDLAGAEASFPAKDHKEAFQLILRNNVNCTAHAGEAFGPESISQAIHYLGAHRIGHGTRLREDGDLLNYVNDHRIPLEVCPSSNVQTGAVSSLDAHPLKFYFDYGLRVTINTDNRLITDTTVTKELWLSHKEIGLSLEDLTTIIVSGFKSAFLPSREKQDFLRQVNEEITRTLAAFEKRPQMVKQPA; the protein is encoded by the coding sequence ATGGCTTCGATTCGTGACGACGAGCTGCCCAGCTCGACTGGCATACCCTCATCCGCGCGCCGGGTGGACTGGGTCGCGCCCCCGGCGCTCCCCGTCACCGAGGAGCTGCTGCGCGCGCTGCCCAAGACGGATCTGCACTGCCACCTGGATGGCTCGATGCGGCTGCGCACCATCCTCGAGCTGGCCGAGCAGCAGAAGGTGCATCTGCCCGCGGACACCGAGGACGGGCTCGCCAAGGCGATCCACATGGGCGAGGTGTGCAAGAGCCTCGAGGACTACCTGGTCGCCTTCGACGTGACGCTCTCGGTGCTGCAGACGGCCGAGGCGCTCTACCGCGCCGCCTACGAGCTGGCGGTGGACGCGGCGGCGGAGAACGTGCGCTACCTGGAGGTGCGCTACTCGCCCGCCCTGCACCTGAAGAAGGGCCTGAAGATGACGACGGTCATCGACTCGGTGCTCGAGGGCCTGCGGGTGGCCAAGCGCGAGACGGGCATCAAGTACGGCGTCATCGTCTGTGGCATCCGCCACATCAACCCCCAGACGTCCATGCGGCTGGCCGAGCTGTCGGTGGCGTACAAGAACCGCGGCGTCATCGGCTTCGACCTGGCGGGCGCCGAGGCGTCCTTCCCGGCGAAGGATCACAAGGAGGCCTTCCAGCTCATCCTGCGCAACAACGTCAACTGCACGGCGCACGCGGGCGAGGCCTTCGGGCCCGAGTCCATCTCCCAGGCCATCCACTACCTGGGGGCGCACCGCATCGGCCACGGCACGCGCCTGCGCGAGGACGGAGATCTGCTCAACTACGTGAACGATCACCGCATCCCGCTGGAGGTGTGCCCCTCCTCCAACGTGCAGACGGGCGCGGTGTCGAGCCTGGACGCGCACCCGCTGAAGTTCTACTTCGACTACGGCCTGCGCGTGACGATCAACACGGACAACCGGCTCATCACCGACACCACGGTGACCAAGGAGCTGTGGCTGTCGCACAAGGAGATCGGCCTGTCGCTGGAGGACTTGACCACCATCATCGTCTCCGGCTTCAAGAGCGCCTTCCTGCCGTCGCGTGAGAAGCAGGACTTCCTGCGGCAGGTGAACGAGGAGATTACCCGCACGCTGGCGGCCTTCGAGAAGCGGCCCCAGATGGTGAAGCAGCCGGCTTGA
- a CDS encoding AMP-binding protein, with protein sequence MSTPELNVTEVFTGKRLLFSGSTGFVGKVTLSMLLSRYGEQLDKLYVLVRKGSAPSAERRFFDKVATSEPFQPLRDAHGDEGALEFLRRKVEVLDGDITDPLMGLTPEQADALVGQVHAIINCAGLVSFNPSLEVGLNVNTHGVKNTVELALKWKVPLVHMSTAFVAGNRNGLVFEDEDVVGYFPRQDELDGRDFSLEQELADADKVVARLREQADDKTLTSLFRKKALERLEQEGRDATDEKTLRLAVGRERKLWLSGELVRAGMDRARHWGWPNTYTYTKSLGEQVMASTPGLRYAIVRPSIVESAQHFPFPGWNEGFTTSAPLAFAGIKGQRNIPAGDKAILDIIPVDHVAGATIGITAHSMKVEERRVYHLSSGDVNPFYASRSIELVGLYRRRYYRNKETGSALMNELRSRIEPMPASRFVFENFSAPMFVKGARLLRQAIDEVKPAWGAPKVQAVMERAREALTEVEEQGEGLMGLIDLFMPFLYDNRYVFRCDNTRSVYAHMAPHDRARIPWAPEAIDWRVYFLDTHLPGLEKWVFPGLEEETKRRTVIPAHRDLLEMLEASVNAWRHRVAFRFAANEKEERFTYGEVNRYANRVGSFLLKEGVKRNERVMLLSENRPEWPISYFGILRAGGTAVPVDSSLNESEVVNIARRSEARVLLLSEETAAEMPNLAELLAQAGVSTRVVSLAEAMSGDPQYPDSIGPVRRTAAADDVASLIFTSGTTGTPKGVMLTHRNFASLIAKLAGAFAIGVGDGVLSVLPLHHTFEFSAGFLTPFSRGAEVTYIDELTSDKLGEVFETGRVSAMIGVPALWQLLHRKVTQEMASRPPLVEQAIKTLMATHGELRNRSSLNLGKLLFWPVHRKFGGKIKFLVSGGSALPDDVHKAFHQLGFNIIEGYGLTEAAPVLTVSETNVNKRLPGTVGKALPGIELRILEPDNEGIGEVIARGPSVMAGYFGDKESTDAVLKEGWLYTGDLGRIDAEGRLYLVGRKKDVIIDANGKNVYPDELEEVYGDHAHIKELSIVGLPDEAGGEKVACLCVPDYLERPREEVRRELEEHFRKKGHEMPFYRRVKVLRFTDMELPRTSSRKVKRKQVVEEFKKLDRLVASGDKARERVQHAGTGGVADWLYPLLAEVVNRPLADIRPEAHLSGDLGVDSLMLTELSVALEQAGVPLPSANDLTHVQTVEDLRKLVLASGRKPSAETRAKDISRETAKSEEVEIPVPEPLVTLGRQVVRLGQQAIFGGLFDVKVTGKPFIPQNRNFLVIANHTSHLDMGLVKLVLGEQGQRLTTIAARDYFFDTPLKRAYFENFTDLIPMDRHGSLRESLRMAGSALQQGYNLLIFPEGTRSVTGELLEFKPTLGYLSLTYNVDVLPIYLKGAYEALPKGRILPKSRELEGHIGPVLTHEMLRAKTHGMSRSESYRYATRLAEDAIRALAAGRVLSFDDSATVEDQRRALSTGRSES encoded by the coding sequence ATGAGTACCCCCGAGCTGAACGTCACCGAGGTCTTCACCGGCAAGCGCCTGCTGTTCTCGGGCTCCACCGGCTTCGTGGGCAAGGTCACCCTGTCCATGCTCCTGTCGCGCTATGGCGAGCAGCTCGACAAGCTCTACGTGCTCGTGCGCAAGGGCAGTGCCCCGTCCGCCGAGCGGCGCTTCTTCGACAAGGTGGCCACCAGCGAGCCCTTCCAGCCGCTGCGCGACGCGCACGGCGATGAGGGCGCGCTCGAGTTCCTGCGCCGCAAGGTGGAGGTGCTCGACGGTGACATCACCGATCCGCTCATGGGCCTGACGCCCGAGCAGGCCGACGCGCTCGTGGGCCAGGTGCACGCCATCATCAACTGCGCGGGCCTGGTGTCCTTCAACCCCTCGCTGGAGGTGGGCCTCAACGTCAACACCCACGGCGTGAAGAACACCGTGGAGCTGGCGCTCAAGTGGAAGGTGCCGCTGGTGCACATGTCCACCGCCTTCGTGGCGGGCAACCGCAACGGGCTCGTCTTCGAGGACGAGGACGTGGTGGGCTACTTCCCCCGCCAGGACGAGCTGGACGGCCGCGACTTCAGCCTGGAGCAGGAGCTCGCGGACGCGGACAAGGTCGTGGCCCGGCTGCGCGAGCAGGCGGACGACAAGACCCTCACGTCCCTCTTCCGCAAGAAGGCCCTGGAGCGGCTGGAGCAGGAGGGCCGCGACGCCACCGACGAGAAGACGCTGCGGCTGGCCGTGGGCCGCGAGCGCAAGCTGTGGCTGTCCGGCGAGCTGGTGCGCGCGGGCATGGACCGGGCGCGGCACTGGGGCTGGCCCAACACGTACACGTACACCAAGAGCCTGGGCGAGCAGGTCATGGCCAGCACCCCCGGCCTGCGCTACGCCATCGTCCGGCCCTCCATCGTCGAGTCCGCCCAGCACTTCCCCTTCCCCGGGTGGAACGAGGGCTTCACCACCTCGGCGCCGCTCGCCTTCGCCGGCATCAAGGGCCAGCGCAACATCCCCGCCGGGGACAAGGCCATCCTGGACATCATCCCGGTGGACCACGTGGCCGGCGCCACCATCGGCATCACCGCCCACTCCATGAAGGTGGAGGAGCGGCGCGTCTACCACCTGTCCAGTGGCGACGTGAATCCGTTCTACGCGAGCCGCTCCATCGAGCTCGTCGGCCTCTACCGCCGCCGCTACTACCGCAACAAGGAGACGGGCAGTGCGCTGATGAACGAGCTGCGCTCGCGCATCGAGCCCATGCCGGCCAGCCGCTTCGTCTTCGAGAACTTCAGCGCCCCCATGTTCGTCAAGGGCGCGCGCCTGCTGCGCCAGGCCATCGACGAGGTGAAGCCCGCCTGGGGAGCGCCCAAGGTGCAGGCCGTCATGGAGCGCGCGCGCGAGGCGCTCACCGAGGTGGAGGAACAGGGCGAGGGCCTCATGGGGCTCATCGACTTGTTCATGCCCTTCCTCTATGACAACCGCTACGTCTTCCGCTGCGACAACACGCGCTCGGTCTACGCGCACATGGCGCCGCATGACCGGGCCCGCATCCCCTGGGCCCCCGAGGCCATCGACTGGCGCGTCTACTTCCTCGACACCCACCTGCCCGGCCTGGAGAAGTGGGTGTTCCCGGGTCTCGAGGAGGAGACGAAGCGGCGCACCGTCATCCCCGCCCACCGCGACCTGCTGGAGATGCTCGAGGCGAGCGTCAACGCGTGGCGCCACCGCGTGGCCTTCCGCTTCGCGGCGAACGAGAAGGAAGAGCGCTTCACCTACGGCGAGGTCAACCGCTACGCCAACCGCGTGGGCAGCTTCCTCCTGAAGGAAGGCGTCAAGCGCAACGAGCGCGTGATGCTCCTGTCGGAGAACCGGCCCGAGTGGCCCATCTCCTACTTCGGGATTCTCCGCGCGGGTGGCACCGCGGTGCCCGTGGACTCGAGCCTCAACGAGTCCGAGGTGGTGAACATCGCCCGCCGCTCCGAGGCCCGGGTGCTGCTGCTGTCCGAGGAGACGGCCGCGGAGATGCCCAACCTCGCGGAGCTGCTCGCCCAGGCGGGCGTGTCCACGCGCGTGGTCAGCCTCGCCGAGGCGATGAGTGGAGACCCCCAGTACCCGGACAGCATCGGTCCGGTGCGCCGCACGGCCGCCGCGGACGACGTGGCCAGCCTCATCTTCACCTCGGGCACCACCGGCACCCCCAAGGGCGTGATGCTCACCCACCGCAACTTCGCCTCGCTCATCGCGAAGCTGGCGGGCGCGTTCGCCATCGGCGTCGGCGACGGGGTGCTCTCCGTGCTGCCCCTGCACCACACCTTCGAGTTCTCCGCCGGCTTCCTCACGCCCTTCTCGCGCGGCGCCGAGGTGACGTACATCGACGAGCTGACGTCGGACAAACTCGGCGAGGTGTTCGAGACGGGCCGCGTGTCGGCGATGATCGGCGTGCCCGCGCTCTGGCAGCTCCTGCACCGCAAGGTGACGCAGGAGATGGCCAGCCGCCCGCCCCTGGTGGAGCAGGCGATCAAGACGCTGATGGCCACCCACGGCGAGCTGCGCAACCGCAGCAGCCTCAACCTGGGCAAGCTGCTCTTCTGGCCCGTGCACCGCAAGTTCGGCGGGAAGATCAAGTTCCTCGTGTCCGGCGGCTCGGCGCTGCCGGATGACGTGCACAAGGCCTTCCACCAGCTCGGCTTCAACATCATCGAGGGCTATGGCCTCACCGAGGCCGCCCCCGTGCTCACGGTGTCCGAGACGAACGTCAACAAGCGCCTGCCGGGCACGGTGGGCAAGGCGCTGCCGGGCATCGAGCTGCGCATCCTCGAGCCGGACAACGAGGGCATCGGCGAGGTGATCGCCCGCGGCCCGAGCGTCATGGCCGGCTACTTCGGCGACAAGGAGTCCACCGACGCCGTCCTCAAGGAAGGCTGGCTCTACACCGGAGACCTGGGCCGCATCGACGCCGAGGGCCGGCTGTACCTGGTGGGTCGCAAGAAGGACGTCATCATCGACGCCAACGGGAAGAACGTGTACCCGGACGAACTCGAGGAGGTGTACGGCGACCACGCGCACATCAAGGAGCTGTCCATCGTGGGGCTCCCGGACGAGGCCGGCGGGGAGAAGGTCGCCTGCCTGTGCGTGCCGGACTACCTCGAGCGGCCGCGCGAGGAGGTGCGGCGCGAGCTGGAGGAGCACTTCCGCAAGAAGGGCCACGAGATGCCCTTCTACCGCCGGGTGAAGGTGCTGCGCTTCACGGACATGGAGCTGCCGCGCACGTCCTCGCGCAAGGTCAAGCGCAAGCAGGTGGTGGAGGAGTTCAAGAAGCTGGATCGGCTCGTCGCCTCCGGAGACAAGGCGCGCGAGCGCGTGCAGCACGCGGGCACCGGCGGCGTGGCCGACTGGCTCTACCCGCTGCTCGCCGAGGTGGTGAACCGGCCCCTCGCCGACATCCGCCCCGAGGCCCACCTGAGTGGGGACCTGGGTGTGGACTCGCTCATGCTCACCGAGCTGTCCGTGGCCCTGGAGCAGGCGGGGGTGCCCCTGCCCTCCGCGAATGATCTCACGCACGTGCAGACGGTGGAGGATCTGCGCAAGCTCGTGCTCGCCAGCGGCCGCAAGCCGAGCGCGGAGACGCGCGCGAAGGACATCTCCCGCGAGACCGCCAAGAGCGAGGAGGTGGAGATCCCCGTGCCCGAGCCCCTCGTCACCCTGGGCCGGCAGGTGGTGCGGCTCGGCCAGCAGGCCATCTTCGGCGGCCTGTTCGACGTGAAGGTGACGGGCAAGCCCTTCATCCCCCAGAACCGCAACTTCCTCGTCATCGCCAACCACACGAGCCACCTGGACATGGGGCTCGTCAAGCTGGTGCTCGGCGAGCAGGGCCAGCGGCTCACCACCATCGCCGCGCGCGACTACTTCTTCGACACGCCCCTCAAGCGCGCGTACTTCGAGAACTTCACGGACCTCATCCCCATGGACCGGCACGGCTCGCTGCGCGAGTCACTGCGCATGGCCGGCAGCGCCCTGCAGCAGGGCTACAACCTGCTCATCTTCCCCGAGGGCACGCGCTCGGTGACGGGCGAGCTGCTCGAGTTCAAGCCCACGCTCGGCTACCTGTCACTCACCTACAACGTGGACGTGCTGCCCATCTACCTCAAGGGCGCCTACGAGGCCCTGCCCAAGGGGAGGATCCTCCCCAAGTCGCGCGAGCTGGAGGGCCACATCGGCCCCGTGCTCACGCACGAGATGCTGCGCGCCAAGACGCACGGCATGTCGCGCTCGGAGAGCTACCGCTACGCCACCCGCCTCGCCGAGGACGCCATCCGGGCGCTCGCCGCGGGCCGGGTGCTCAGCTTCGACGACTCGGCGACGGTGGAGGACCAGCGCCGCGCCCTGTCCACGGGAAGGAGTGAATCGTGA
- a CDS encoding MATE family efflux transporter translates to MHTDTTSAHSAPGLMRLTWPIFLEFLLFMLMGTADTLMLSGVSDDAVSAVGVVNQYLFVCILIMEVISNGASVVVAQYLGARRGEEAARISALAITLNFLLGIMVSAALLLGGGAMLGRMNLQGVVLTDARTYMGITGGFIFLQALINVFSSLLRTYGFTKESMYVAMGMNALHVLGNWALIFGHLGLPRMDVAGAAISTVFSRAIALVVFVWMLYRVMDVRMMARDYVTFSRDYIRKILKVGLPAAGEQVMYHVCQTVFLYYVTFLGPVALASRQYAMAISQYIFLFSLAIGIGTSILIGRLVGASRAQEAYQRALSSLKWSVALTVLVDAVAILLRKPLLGLFTANGDIIQLASQVIVLSLVLESGRSFNLVLVNALRAAGDATFTVYAAFGSMVCMSLPLGYVLTFQLHLGLAGVWLAIAADEWTRGIIMWMRWRSRAWEKKSLVSPAEPAPVAALGT, encoded by the coding sequence ATGCATACCGACACCACGTCAGCGCACTCCGCTCCCGGATTGATGCGGCTGACCTGGCCCATCTTCCTCGAGTTCTTGTTGTTCATGCTGATGGGCACGGCGGACACGCTGATGCTCAGCGGCGTCTCCGACGATGCGGTGTCCGCCGTCGGAGTGGTCAACCAGTACCTCTTCGTCTGCATCCTCATCATGGAGGTCATCAGCAACGGCGCCTCCGTCGTCGTGGCCCAGTACCTGGGGGCGCGCCGGGGCGAGGAGGCGGCGCGCATCTCCGCGCTCGCCATCACGCTCAACTTCCTGCTCGGCATCATGGTCAGCGCGGCGCTGCTGCTGGGCGGCGGGGCGATGCTGGGGCGGATGAACCTGCAGGGCGTGGTGCTCACCGACGCGCGGACCTACATGGGCATCACCGGAGGCTTCATCTTCCTGCAGGCCCTCATCAACGTGTTCTCCAGCCTGCTGCGCACGTACGGCTTCACCAAGGAGTCCATGTACGTGGCCATGGGGATGAACGCGCTGCACGTGCTCGGCAACTGGGCGCTCATCTTCGGTCACCTGGGCCTGCCGCGCATGGACGTGGCCGGGGCGGCGATCTCCACCGTGTTCAGCCGGGCCATCGCGCTCGTCGTGTTCGTGTGGATGCTCTACCGGGTGATGGACGTGCGGATGATGGCGCGCGACTACGTGACGTTCTCGCGCGACTACATCCGGAAGATCCTCAAGGTGGGCCTGCCCGCCGCCGGGGAGCAGGTGATGTACCACGTCTGCCAGACGGTCTTCCTGTACTACGTCACCTTCCTGGGACCCGTGGCGCTGGCGTCGCGGCAGTACGCGATGGCCATCTCGCAGTACATCTTCCTGTTCAGCCTCGCCATCGGCATCGGCACGTCCATCCTCATCGGACGGCTGGTGGGAGCGAGCCGCGCGCAGGAGGCCTACCAGCGCGCCCTGAGCAGCTTGAAGTGGTCCGTGGCGCTCACCGTGCTGGTGGACGCCGTGGCCATCCTCCTGCGCAAGCCCCTGCTCGGGCTGTTCACGGCCAATGGCGACATCATCCAGCTCGCCTCCCAGGTCATCGTCCTGAGCCTCGTGCTGGAGTCCGGGCGGTCCTTCAACCTCGTGCTCGTCAACGCCCTGCGCGCCGCCGGAGACGCCACGTTCACCGTGTACGCGGCCTTCGGCTCCATGGTGTGCATGAGCCTGCCGCTCGGGTACGTGCTGACCTTCCAGCTCCACCTGGGACTGGCGGGCGTGTGGCTCGCCATCGCGGCGGACGAGTGGACGCGCGGCATCATCATGTGGATGCGCTGGCGCAGCCGGGCGTGGGAGAAGAAGTCGCTCGTGTCGCCCGCCGAGCCGGCGCCGGTGGCCGCGCTCGGGACGTGA
- a CDS encoding GGDEF domain-containing protein, giving the protein MAGDETRVTKISAIKDLASTVDEECCIVQIHGPELGKKYTLLEHEFTIGREEGNHIVVDLDNVSRRHARIIRMQGRMFVQDLGSTNGTYLNDQEVTQETPLRSGDLIKVGGSIFKFLTGDNVELQYHETIYTLTIQDGLTGINNKRYFLEYLEREMGRCHRYGRPLTLMLFDIDFFKKINDVHGHLAGDYVLRELSQTLKRLVRKEQCFARYGGEEFAVVIPEDGGEKARIFAEKIRRTVEEKQFVFENQEIPVTVSLGVADMTPDMVDPLQFIKVADANLYKAKKAGRNRVVF; this is encoded by the coding sequence ATGGCTGGCGACGAAACCCGAGTAACCAAGATCTCCGCGATCAAGGATCTGGCGAGCACGGTCGATGAGGAATGCTGCATCGTGCAGATTCACGGGCCGGAGCTGGGCAAGAAGTACACGCTCCTGGAGCACGAATTCACCATTGGACGTGAGGAGGGCAACCACATCGTGGTGGACCTCGACAACGTCTCGCGTCGGCATGCGCGCATCATCCGCATGCAGGGGCGGATGTTCGTGCAGGACCTGGGCTCCACCAACGGCACCTACCTCAACGACCAGGAGGTGACGCAGGAGACCCCGCTGCGCAGCGGGGATCTCATCAAGGTGGGGGGCTCCATCTTCAAGTTCCTCACCGGTGACAACGTGGAGCTGCAGTACCACGAGACCATCTACACGCTCACCATCCAGGACGGCCTCACCGGCATCAACAACAAGCGCTACTTCCTGGAGTACCTGGAGCGCGAGATGGGCCGGTGCCACCGCTACGGGCGCCCCCTGACGCTGATGCTCTTCGACATCGATTTCTTCAAGAAAATCAACGATGTCCACGGGCACCTGGCGGGCGACTACGTGCTGCGCGAGCTGTCGCAGACCCTCAAGCGGCTGGTGCGCAAGGAGCAGTGCTTCGCGCGCTACGGCGGCGAGGAGTTCGCGGTCGTCATCCCCGAGGACGGCGGCGAGAAGGCCCGCATCTTCGCGGAGAAGATCCGCCGCACCGTCGAGGAGAAGCAGTTCGTCTTCGAGAACCAGGAGATTCCCGTCACCGTGTCCCTGGGCGTGGCCGACATGACGCCCGACATGGTGGATCCGCTCCAGTTCATCAAGGTCGCCGACGCCAACCTCTACAAGGCGAAGAAGGCGGGCCGCAACCGCGTGGTCTTCTAG
- a CDS encoding SDR family oxidoreductase translates to MSRRKDAVVMELELGGKVFLVTGGSDGLGAAVALRLVKEGARVAICARNPERLEASASVLRGAGGDVLAVVADVTRAEHVDAFVDAAAARWGRVDGLVNNAGAAAARPFPELDDAAWEADLQLKLFAAARASRRALPHLRAAGGGAIVNVLAISAKAPGPQSMPSSVSRAAGMALTKSLSKELGPEGIRVNAVLPGLIESGQWERRALATNQPVETVYSQLSKGSGIPLGRVGKAEEFADVVAFLLSPRAGFVSGVALNVDGGQSPVV, encoded by the coding sequence TTGAGCCGGAGAAAGGACGCGGTCGTCATGGAGTTGGAGTTGGGTGGCAAGGTGTTCCTGGTGACGGGGGGTTCGGATGGGCTGGGCGCGGCGGTGGCCCTGCGTCTGGTGAAGGAAGGGGCTCGCGTGGCCATCTGCGCGCGCAACCCCGAGCGCCTGGAGGCCTCGGCCTCGGTCCTGCGGGGCGCGGGGGGCGACGTGCTGGCGGTGGTGGCGGACGTCACCCGCGCCGAGCATGTGGATGCCTTCGTGGACGCGGCGGCGGCGCGTTGGGGCCGGGTGGACGGGTTGGTGAACAACGCGGGCGCCGCGGCGGCGCGGCCCTTCCCCGAACTGGACGACGCGGCGTGGGAGGCGGACCTGCAGCTCAAGCTCTTCGCCGCGGCGCGGGCGTCGCGGCGCGCGCTGCCCCATCTGCGCGCGGCGGGGGGTGGAGCCATCGTCAACGTGCTGGCCATCTCGGCCAAGGCGCCGGGGCCCCAGTCGATGCCGTCCTCGGTGTCCCGGGCGGCGGGCATGGCACTCACCAAGTCCCTGTCGAAGGAACTGGGCCCCGAGGGCATCCGGGTGAACGCGGTGTTGCCGGGCCTCATCGAGAGCGGCCAGTGGGAGCGTCGCGCGCTCGCCACGAACCAGCCGGTGGAGACGGTCTACTCGCAGCTGTCCAAGGGCTCCGGCATTCCGCTGGGCCGCGTGGGCAAGGCCGAGGAGTTCGCCGACGTGGTGGCCTTCCTGCTCTCGCCGCGCGCGGGCTTCGTGAGCGGGGTGGCGCTCAACGTGGACGGTGGACAGTCTCCTGTCGTGTGA
- the glgC gene encoding glucose-1-phosphate adenylyltransferase — MAKLLAMILAGGAGTRLEPLTRERAKPAVPFGGRYRIIDFVLSNFANSGIYRMKVLTQYKSDSLNKHLSRAWRMSAFLDHYVETVPAQMRTGMDWYKGSADAIYQNLNIITDEEPDHIFVFGADHIYRMDCRQMLDFHVERKAACTVAAIPVPLHEGREFGIIDVGPDGRMRGFVEKPKNPPPMPGNDKYCLASMGNYLFTTQSLVQEVVRDAAIESSAHDFGKSIISELYKREPVYVYDFATNVIAGQEQKERGYWRDVGNIDTYYQSNMDLVEVDPVFNLYNDRWPIYTQPNNFPPAKFVFADHEHKRVGHAMDSLVSEGCIISGGHVKRSVLSPKVRVNSFSEIEDSLLFENVTIGRRCRIRRAIIDKNVEIPQETTIGYDIEEDRRRFHVTSGGVVVIPKGMKVA; from the coding sequence ATGGCGAAATTGCTCGCAATGATCCTCGCGGGGGGCGCCGGAACCCGGCTCGAACCCCTGACCCGTGAACGGGCCAAGCCGGCCGTTCCCTTTGGCGGTCGCTACCGCATCATCGACTTCGTGCTCTCCAACTTCGCCAACTCCGGCATCTACCGGATGAAGGTGCTCACCCAGTACAAGAGCGACTCGCTCAACAAGCACCTGTCGCGCGCCTGGCGGATGTCGGCGTTCCTGGACCACTACGTGGAGACGGTGCCCGCACAGATGCGTACCGGCATGGACTGGTACAAGGGCAGCGCGGACGCCATCTACCAGAACCTCAACATCATCACCGACGAGGAGCCGGACCACATCTTCGTCTTCGGCGCGGACCACATCTACCGGATGGACTGCCGGCAGATGCTCGACTTCCACGTCGAGCGCAAGGCGGCCTGCACGGTGGCGGCCATCCCCGTGCCGCTGCACGAGGGGCGGGAGTTCGGCATCATCGACGTGGGGCCGGACGGGCGCATGCGCGGCTTCGTGGAGAAGCCCAAGAACCCGCCGCCCATGCCGGGCAACGACAAGTACTGCCTGGCGTCCATGGGCAACTACCTCTTCACCACCCAGTCGCTGGTGCAGGAGGTGGTGCGCGACGCGGCCATCGAGTCGAGCGCCCACGACTTCGGCAAGTCCATCATCAGCGAGCTGTACAAGCGCGAGCCGGTGTACGTGTACGACTTCGCCACCAACGTCATCGCCGGCCAGGAGCAGAAGGAGCGCGGCTACTGGCGGGACGTGGGCAACATCGACACGTACTACCAGTCCAACATGGACCTGGTGGAGGTGGACCCGGTGTTCAACCTCTACAACGACCGGTGGCCCATCTACACCCAGCCCAACAACTTCCCGCCGGCCAAGTTCGTCTTCGCCGACCACGAGCACAAGCGCGTGGGCCACGCCATGGACTCGCTGGTGAGCGAGGGGTGCATCATCTCCGGCGGCCACGTGAAGCGCTCGGTGCTCTCCCCCAAGGTGCGCGTCAACTCGTTCTCCGAGATCGAGGACTCGCTGCTCTTCGAGAACGTCACCATCGGGCGGCGCTGCCGCATCCGGCGCGCCATCATCGACAAGAACGTGGAGATCCCCCAGGAGACCACCATCGGCTATGACATCGAGGAGGATCGGCGCCGCTTCCACGTCACCTCCGGCGGCGTGGTCGTCATCCCCAAGGGAATGAAGGTCGCCTGA
- a CDS encoding NAD-dependent epimerase/dehydratase family protein has translation MKLLVTGGTGFLGSHLVPRLVAAGHEVRVIGRSRPKGPGFEGVEFIPGDLKDREAVRRALEGVQVLYHLAGLVSFQDKDARRMYELHVDSTRALLHDVREAGVGRVILASTSGTIAVSKDERVRTEEDDYPIEVVGRWPYYLSKIYEEKLTLEFCRQHAIPLVVLNPSLLMGPGDDRLSSTWTVMKFLQGEIPAMPGGGISFVDVRDLADAFVQALTRGEVYGRHLMGVNLSMWDFFQRLERLTGVPAPRLKLPPRVNVLGARLLEQVAKWRGTKPTLDPQEVDIGEHWFWLDSAKAERELGFHARDVHETLHDTVKYLYTRMAPGHLPGTKGRLAERREGT, from the coding sequence GTGAAGCTGCTCGTCACCGGAGGCACGGGCTTCCTGGGCTCGCACCTGGTGCCCCGGCTGGTGGCCGCCGGCCACGAGGTGCGCGTCATCGGCCGCTCCCGTCCCAAGGGCCCGGGCTTCGAGGGCGTGGAGTTCATCCCCGGGGACTTGAAGGACCGGGAGGCCGTGCGACGGGCGCTCGAGGGCGTGCAGGTGCTCTACCACCTGGCGGGGCTCGTCTCCTTCCAGGACAAGGACGCGCGGCGCATGTACGAGCTGCACGTGGACAGCACGCGCGCGCTCCTCCACGACGTGCGCGAGGCGGGCGTCGGGCGCGTCATCCTCGCCTCCACCTCGGGCACCATCGCCGTCTCCAAGGACGAGCGCGTGCGCACCGAGGAGGACGACTACCCCATCGAGGTGGTGGGCCGCTGGCCCTACTACCTGTCGAAAATCTACGAGGAGAAGCTCACGCTGGAGTTCTGCCGCCAGCACGCCATCCCCCTCGTGGTGCTCAACCCCAGCCTCCTCATGGGGCCGGGGGATGACCGGCTGTCGTCCACGTGGACGGTGATGAAGTTCCTCCAGGGGGAGATTCCCGCCATGCCCGGCGGCGGCATCTCCTTCGTGGACGTGCGCGACCTGGCGGACGCCTTCGTCCAGGCCCTCACCCGCGGCGAGGTGTACGGGCGCCACCTCATGGGCGTGAACCTGTCCATGTGGGACTTCTTCCAGCGCCTCGAGCGTCTCACCGGCGTGCCCGCCCCCCGGCTCAAGCTGCCCCCGCGGGTGAACGTGCTGGGCGCCAGGCTGCTCGAGCAGGTGGCGAAGTGGCGCGGGACGAAGCCCACCCTGGATCCCCAGGAGGTGGACATCGGCGAGCACTGGTTCTGGCTGGACAGCGCCAAGGCCGAGCGCGAGCTGGGCTTCCACGCCCGCGACGTCCACGAGACGCTCCACGACACCGTGAAGTACCTCTATACGCGCATGGCCCCGGGCCACCTGCCCGGCACCAAGGGCCGGCTGGCCGAGCGGCGCGAGGGGACCTGA